One genomic region from Chthonomonas calidirosea T49 encodes:
- the mrdA gene encoding penicillin-binding protein 2 has product MAEKPITSPIEAPEHAPDLRRLRLLYGIIFLLLLAIVARLWYLQVVEGKELAEQCRNLQYKHIRRIAPRGLIEDRNGYILAANRLRYIISIFPDDIRKHPQTLPRLAELLHLSASDLQNQLTKWVQQVSRYDPMPIDKDVDIKTLIRVEEESFDLPGVFITREPVRYYSDDGLCSSFLGITRPITSELYARWKSRGYHMDDLVGIFGLERTYESVLRGQAGETDYETDARGRILGQGQEIPPIPGKTLKLALDFGLQKVAAQALEDTGHHGAVVALDPNNGGVLAFVSWPSYDLNQYGKIYSKLLKDPAHPLINRASDSAFACGSTFKPITATAGLQSGVITPQTQFYCPGYLRLGSRLFHCDEVHGTTGFYRAIGASCNVYFFHVGLLAGPEAIVAWAKRYGLGSRTGIDIPTETPGLLPSPEWKKKTGRGPWYPGDTLNLSIGQGYLRVSPLQLADYVAAIANGGTLWRPHFVNAIIDPITGRVQPVEPKVRGQIGFSPATRQAIVQGMEMAVQPGGTAAGIAIPGLSIAGKTGTAQAYSQGKKEDNAFFICFAPVQHPRIAIAVMVEGGGYGAQAAAPIAQKMLLYYFFHRSQQVALAHR; this is encoded by the coding sequence GTGGCGGAGAAACCGATCACCAGCCCCATTGAGGCACCAGAACATGCGCCCGATCTAAGGCGTTTGCGCCTACTTTATGGCATTATCTTTCTCTTGCTTTTAGCGATTGTTGCTCGTCTCTGGTATCTGCAGGTGGTAGAGGGCAAAGAGCTTGCCGAACAGTGCCGAAATCTTCAGTACAAACATATTCGCCGCATCGCCCCTCGTGGTCTTATCGAAGACAGAAACGGGTATATCCTCGCTGCCAATCGGTTGCGCTACATTATCTCTATCTTCCCAGACGATATTCGCAAACATCCGCAAACGCTTCCACGACTTGCTGAGCTGCTTCATCTTTCTGCCTCTGACCTTCAAAATCAGCTAACGAAATGGGTACAACAGGTCAGCCGCTACGATCCCATGCCTATTGATAAGGATGTGGATATCAAAACCCTCATCCGAGTAGAAGAGGAGAGCTTTGACCTGCCCGGGGTCTTCATCACTCGCGAGCCCGTTCGTTACTACAGCGACGATGGGCTCTGCTCGTCCTTTCTTGGAATTACCCGACCTATTACCAGCGAACTCTATGCGCGTTGGAAAAGCCGTGGCTATCACATGGACGACCTTGTTGGCATTTTTGGGCTTGAACGAACCTACGAGTCGGTTCTTCGTGGTCAAGCAGGTGAAACCGACTACGAGACGGACGCGCGCGGGCGTATCTTGGGACAGGGTCAGGAGATCCCGCCCATTCCCGGAAAAACACTTAAGCTGGCGCTCGACTTTGGTCTTCAAAAAGTGGCGGCACAGGCCTTAGAAGATACAGGCCACCACGGTGCTGTGGTGGCGCTCGATCCCAACAACGGTGGGGTGCTCGCTTTTGTCAGCTGGCCCTCTTATGACTTAAATCAGTATGGCAAGATATACAGTAAGCTGCTCAAAGACCCCGCCCATCCCTTGATCAACCGTGCTTCTGACAGCGCCTTTGCTTGTGGTTCCACCTTTAAACCCATCACCGCTACCGCCGGTTTGCAAAGCGGGGTCATCACCCCACAAACGCAGTTCTATTGTCCCGGCTATTTGCGGCTCGGCTCTCGACTTTTTCATTGCGATGAGGTCCACGGCACTACCGGCTTCTATCGGGCTATCGGGGCCTCCTGCAACGTCTACTTTTTTCATGTGGGGCTTCTCGCTGGCCCAGAAGCCATTGTGGCTTGGGCAAAACGTTATGGGCTCGGAAGCCGCACCGGTATTGATATTCCTACCGAAACCCCCGGCCTACTGCCCTCCCCAGAGTGGAAAAAGAAGACGGGACGAGGCCCTTGGTATCCCGGCGACACCCTCAACCTCTCTATTGGACAGGGCTATCTGCGCGTCTCTCCGCTTCAGCTCGCAGACTATGTGGCGGCCATTGCCAACGGCGGCACGCTGTGGCGCCCCCATTTTGTTAATGCCATTATTGACCCTATCACCGGCAGGGTCCAGCCCGTGGAACCCAAAGTGAGAGGGCAGATAGGCTTTAGTCCGGCAACACGCCAGGCCATCGTGCAGGGAATGGAGATGGCCGTTCAACCCGGTGGTACGGCTGCGGGCATCGCTATTCCAGGGCTCTCCATCGCCGGTAAAACCGGTACCGCCCAGGCCTATAGCCAAGGCAAAAAAGAGGATAACGCCTTCTTCATCTGCTTTGCTCCTGTACAGCATCCGCGCATCGCCATCGCTGTTATGGTAGAAGGCGGTGGCTATGGGGCACAGGCAGCAGCCCCCATCGCACAGAAAATGCTACTGTATTACTTTTTCCACCGGTCTCAACAGGTCGCCTTGGCACATAGGTAA
- the recN gene encoding DNA repair protein RecN yields MLIRLSVRNLAIIDHLDIEFYPGFNVLTGETGAGKSILIDALGLALGARADPTMVRAGADKAVVDALFDLSRLPHIAAIAQEMGFEPEESLLLLSREIQSNGRSLCRIAGRPATVAQLKTLAEWLIDLHGQHEHQSLLSQSRHRDILDEWGGQPLLEAKSALAVTWTELQNLRQERQALEKEARERMQLLDLYQFQIREIDSAKLVVGEDEELAAEHRRVANAQRLAENVTAALLGLSNEDTGGAIETLDRVERALAEAASFDERLNALLETVRSALYELSEVERELGRYQENIEFSPERLQAIEERLELLRTLKRKYGATIEEILQYRDDTERRLHALTHSEERSRDLDQAIARLEARLSEQCERLSSLRRAAAEEFQKLIQQELQELGMERARFQVELQATEPSMQGADRVEFLLSTNPGEPLRPLVKVASGGEISRVMLAVKTAMSLRQELPTMVFDEIDVGIGGRTASVIAAKMAALAKRAQLLCITHLAPIASRAEHQFAIEKRVMGERTIVQVTPLTSEQRIEEIARMLGGNAVTDTVRQHAREMLASQLS; encoded by the coding sequence GTGCTGATACGACTTTCTGTGCGAAATCTAGCGATTATTGATCATCTTGACATCGAGTTCTATCCGGGCTTCAATGTGCTTACCGGAGAGACCGGCGCGGGCAAATCTATTCTCATTGATGCGCTTGGCCTCGCATTAGGAGCGCGAGCAGACCCCACCATGGTGCGCGCCGGTGCCGACAAAGCGGTCGTAGACGCACTGTTCGACCTCAGTCGCCTGCCACACATCGCCGCGATCGCCCAAGAGATGGGGTTTGAACCCGAAGAGAGCCTTTTGTTGCTCTCGCGCGAAATCCAATCCAATGGGCGTTCCCTTTGTCGCATCGCCGGTCGTCCTGCCACGGTGGCTCAGCTTAAAACGCTAGCCGAATGGCTGATAGACCTTCATGGTCAACACGAACATCAGTCCCTGCTCTCGCAATCGCGCCATCGAGATATCCTCGATGAGTGGGGAGGCCAACCGCTTCTGGAAGCAAAGTCTGCCCTTGCTGTTACGTGGACGGAGTTGCAGAACTTACGGCAAGAGCGGCAGGCCCTGGAGAAAGAGGCTCGCGAACGCATGCAGCTGCTAGACCTCTATCAGTTTCAGATTCGCGAGATCGATTCGGCCAAACTGGTTGTTGGGGAGGATGAGGAGCTTGCCGCTGAACATAGACGCGTGGCAAACGCACAACGCTTGGCAGAAAACGTGACGGCCGCCCTTTTAGGGCTAAGTAACGAGGATACAGGCGGGGCCATTGAAACGCTCGATCGAGTAGAACGAGCCTTGGCGGAGGCGGCCTCTTTTGACGAAAGGCTTAATGCGCTACTAGAGACGGTTCGCTCGGCCCTTTACGAACTAAGTGAAGTCGAGCGTGAACTCGGCCGATATCAGGAGAACATCGAGTTTTCTCCGGAGCGGTTGCAGGCGATAGAGGAGCGCCTGGAGCTTCTCCGCACGCTTAAGCGCAAGTACGGTGCCACTATCGAAGAGATTTTGCAGTACCGCGATGACACCGAACGCAGACTACATGCGCTCACGCATAGTGAGGAGCGCAGCCGTGACTTGGATCAGGCAATTGCCCGTTTGGAAGCGAGGTTGTCGGAGCAGTGCGAGCGATTAAGCAGCTTGCGCCGAGCCGCGGCCGAAGAGTTCCAAAAGCTGATACAACAGGAACTGCAAGAGCTCGGCATGGAGCGTGCGCGCTTCCAAGTGGAACTGCAGGCCACCGAGCCCTCGATGCAAGGGGCCGATCGCGTGGAGTTCCTTTTATCTACCAACCCCGGAGAGCCGCTAAGGCCGCTTGTGAAGGTAGCATCCGGCGGTGAAATCTCTCGGGTAATGCTCGCCGTTAAGACGGCCATGTCGCTACGCCAAGAACTGCCCACCATGGTCTTCGATGAGATAGATGTGGGCATTGGGGGGCGTACGGCCAGCGTGATCGCCGCGAAAATGGCAGCGCTTGCAAAAAGGGCGCAGCTGCTGTGCATTACCCATCTTGCACCTATTGCAAGCCGTGCCGAACATCAGTTTGCGATTGAGAAGCGAGTTATGGGTGAGCGCACAATAGTGCAGGTAACGCCGCTCACCTCGGAACAGCGCATCGAAGAGATAGCCCGCATGCTAGGCGGCAACGCGGTTACCGATACGGTACGCCAGCATGCGCGCGAGATGCTTGCTTCGCAATTATCGTAG
- a CDS encoding stage II sporulation protein M, producing the protein MQARTHLDFSHRCLWYYGKYEGGGTTDALECALLPMNEQDFVNEREADWQELSRIVQKADTRRGVRALDREDLLRFMRLYRRVSSDLAYASAHALSEDIVSYLNGLVGRAQAILYESETSSSPFRSVLHFYNYEFPALLQRRCGYFLAALTIFLIGIGLAYWMVITSPPRLNLFIPKEFRASVRAWKSGKIAAPPSAAFSGKLMTHNFQVAIMAYATGPAICVPTTYLLFYNGAVLGAMSALMTEVHRHATFWPGILPHGIAEITATLIGGAAGLMMGVALLLPGPYRRKEAFLQAGREGVQLLLGTIPLFVFAGLIEGMFSHLAVPAWLRLTFAGLNGVFWYLYLFLPRRPPILGGEEAESSGRRN; encoded by the coding sequence ATGCAAGCCCGTACTCACCTTGATTTCTCTCATAGGTGTTTATGGTATTATGGAAAATACGAAGGCGGTGGAACGACCGACGCGTTGGAGTGTGCACTGCTACCGATGAACGAGCAGGATTTTGTGAACGAACGTGAGGCCGATTGGCAAGAGTTAAGCCGTATCGTGCAGAAGGCCGATACGCGCCGTGGGGTGCGTGCATTAGATAGAGAAGACCTGTTGCGGTTTATGAGGCTCTATCGGCGTGTCTCCTCTGATCTTGCCTATGCGTCGGCGCATGCGCTTAGCGAAGACATTGTGAGTTATCTCAACGGGTTGGTGGGGCGCGCTCAAGCGATTTTATACGAGTCCGAGACCTCTTCTAGTCCGTTTCGATCCGTGCTCCACTTCTACAACTATGAATTCCCGGCGCTTTTGCAGCGTCGGTGCGGCTATTTTCTTGCCGCTTTGACCATCTTTCTTATTGGCATTGGGCTGGCCTACTGGATGGTAATAACCTCGCCGCCAAGGCTCAACCTGTTTATTCCTAAGGAGTTTCGTGCCAGCGTACGTGCTTGGAAAAGCGGCAAGATCGCAGCGCCCCCATCGGCGGCCTTTTCGGGAAAGCTGATGACCCACAATTTTCAGGTAGCCATTATGGCCTATGCCACAGGCCCGGCCATCTGCGTTCCCACCACCTATCTCTTGTTCTACAACGGAGCTGTGCTGGGAGCGATGTCGGCCTTAATGACGGAGGTGCATCGTCACGCCACCTTTTGGCCTGGCATTCTGCCACATGGTATTGCCGAGATCACGGCCACCCTCATTGGAGGAGCTGCTGGGCTTATGATGGGTGTTGCTCTGCTGCTCCCCGGCCCCTATCGTCGAAAAGAGGCCTTTTTACAAGCCGGTAGGGAGGGCGTGCAGCTGCTGCTGGGCACCATTCCGCTCTTTGTGTTTGCGGGCCTGATCGAAGGCATGTTTTCTCATCTCGCGGTGCCTGCGTGGCTTCGCCTTACCTTTGCCGGGTTAAACGGCGTTTTCTGGTATCTCTACCTATTCTTGCCTCGGCGTCCACCTATTTTGGGAGGGGAGGAAGCGGAATCAAGCGGCCGAAGGAACTGA
- a CDS encoding type II secretion system protein has protein sequence MKQMFSHRHVRTKDAVRGFTLIELLVVIAIIAILAAILFPVFAQAREQARKTACLSNSKQLATAILMYGQDYDETFVPFVAFQEPLLRDNGTVYRNYSPWTALIQPYVKNKFLTVCPDEAQLSFVMSGNNRSLLYGGYGLNYGYLSRYAGSDAYGNDLWIPLKFAAVNRPAQVVLFLDSVGVDYATADHQYVWVPVGTTVDPPINCYAYANTDCDSYSIGWTGQANDYTKYYDFPGYGGASFRHNSTGYQSGVIPQGGANVAFVDGHTKYQKVGALVAGTNFQPDGSGNAKVIDTNAYEWDPSY, from the coding sequence ATGAAACAGATGTTCTCTCACCGTCATGTGCGGACAAAAGACGCAGTGCGAGGGTTTACCCTCATTGAGTTGCTTGTAGTTATCGCAATAATTGCGATACTTGCAGCGATTCTGTTCCCTGTCTTTGCCCAAGCACGGGAACAAGCCCGCAAAACCGCCTGCCTTAGCAATTCCAAGCAACTGGCCACCGCCATCCTCATGTATGGACAGGACTACGATGAAACTTTCGTGCCCTTCGTTGCTTTCCAAGAGCCCCTTCTGCGCGACAACGGCACCGTCTACCGAAACTATAGCCCATGGACAGCCCTCATCCAACCCTACGTCAAAAACAAGTTCCTCACCGTCTGCCCGGATGAGGCCCAACTTAGCTTCGTTATGAGCGGCAACAACCGCTCCCTCCTCTATGGCGGATATGGCCTTAACTACGGCTATCTGTCGCGCTATGCCGGCTCCGATGCCTATGGCAACGATCTGTGGATACCGCTTAAATTTGCGGCGGTGAACCGCCCCGCTCAGGTCGTGTTGTTTCTCGACTCGGTGGGTGTAGACTATGCAACGGCGGACCATCAGTATGTCTGGGTGCCCGTAGGCACCACGGTAGACCCACCCATCAACTGCTATGCCTACGCCAACACAGACTGCGACTCCTACAGCATCGGCTGGACGGGACAGGCTAACGACTACACAAAGTACTATGACTTCCCCGGATACGGTGGCGCCTCTTTCCGCCATAACAGCACCGGATATCAATCGGGAGTTATCCCGCAGGGCGGTGCCAATGTGGCCTTTGTGGATGGGCATACGAAGTACCAGAAAGTGGGAGCCTTGGTAGCCGGCACGAACTTCCAGCCCGACGGCAGCGGCAATGCCAAAGTGATAGACACCAACGCCTATGAATGGGATCCGAGCTACTAG
- the cbiM gene encoding cobalt transporter CbiM yields MHIPDGVISPSTCAVMAATMAPVWVTAGKRVRKEIGLRQTPLLALGAAFSFTVMLFNVPAPGGTTAHPVAGTLLAVMLGPWAACIGVSVALAIQALLFGDGGILAYGANCFTMAFVLPFVGYFVYRLLAGRSPSNSLWRAICAGLGAYCGINAAAAVVGVLLGLQPMLFHTADGRALYFPFGLDISVPAMLAAHLLVAGPAEAIVTTFAVRYLQVAGHPLYNTGDTALERSGVQTRWAIIILLLMVLLSPLGLLANGSAFGEWGAQDIKAQIEHLLRRPGYVPPGMARFEKGYHGLLPDYAQPETGMNIWGYIAAGFLGTAAIAGLLLLAGRLWMRHEEQRQQRSATLLSPSSHSSPLPSWLATNTASSTTIESRALRKGSPFLERTLAELAAGATIALRGEESASRKGFLQQFDPRARLIGLLLLAFLATLQERFLPLLGLTLLALVLTQISQIPLPAFLKRVWLTAPVFVLLVALPSALNIVTPGRPLLVLCHHPFLCLTASGMQGVLLLVLRVGTAVSFAALLPLTTRWRDLLYAMQCLGAPRIFVLVLGMAHRYLTVLMQAADEMFTARKSRQVGRIEHAEGRRFAGRSIGSLFAKTLYLSDEVHAAMIARGFTGRVQVMRTLRWRFADTLFLLAVFLVMGFTFLGGRHF; encoded by the coding sequence ATGCATATTCCAGATGGTGTTATCAGCCCCTCCACTTGCGCGGTAATGGCTGCCACCATGGCGCCCGTTTGGGTGACTGCAGGCAAGCGCGTCCGCAAGGAGATCGGGCTACGTCAGACTCCGCTGCTTGCGTTGGGAGCGGCCTTCAGTTTTACCGTGATGCTCTTTAACGTGCCCGCGCCTGGAGGGACAACGGCGCATCCGGTAGCTGGCACCCTTCTTGCGGTGATGCTGGGGCCTTGGGCAGCCTGCATTGGGGTTTCCGTCGCCCTCGCCATCCAAGCGCTTCTGTTTGGTGATGGCGGCATCCTCGCTTATGGGGCCAACTGCTTTACCATGGCCTTCGTATTGCCGTTCGTGGGCTATTTTGTTTATCGGCTGCTGGCCGGGCGCTCCCCCAGCAACTCGCTGTGGCGCGCCATCTGCGCCGGACTAGGCGCCTACTGCGGCATTAACGCGGCCGCCGCCGTGGTGGGCGTCTTATTGGGGCTTCAGCCGATGCTCTTTCACACGGCCGACGGACGTGCTCTCTACTTTCCCTTTGGGCTCGATATCTCTGTGCCGGCGATGCTCGCAGCGCATCTTCTGGTAGCCGGCCCAGCGGAGGCCATCGTCACCACTTTTGCTGTGCGCTACCTGCAGGTTGCCGGTCATCCTCTTTACAATACAGGAGATACGGCCTTAGAGCGCAGCGGTGTGCAGACACGCTGGGCGATTATCATCTTATTGCTGATGGTTCTGCTCTCTCCCCTAGGGCTTTTGGCGAACGGAAGCGCTTTTGGAGAGTGGGGCGCACAGGATATTAAAGCGCAAATAGAACATCTGTTGCGAAGGCCGGGCTATGTGCCTCCGGGCATGGCGAGATTTGAAAAGGGCTACCATGGACTTCTGCCCGACTATGCCCAACCGGAGACCGGTATGAACATCTGGGGTTATATAGCCGCTGGCTTCTTGGGCACTGCCGCTATAGCGGGGCTTCTGCTGTTAGCCGGCCGCCTCTGGATGCGCCACGAGGAGCAGCGCCAACAAAGGTCTGCAACTTTGTTGTCCCCTTCATCGCACTCATCCCCGTTGCCGTCGTGGCTCGCAACAAACACAGCCTCGTCAACAACCATCGAGAGTCGCGCGCTTCGAAAAGGTTCCCCCTTCTTAGAACGAACCCTCGCCGAACTTGCCGCAGGAGCTACCATAGCCCTTCGCGGAGAGGAGAGTGCTTCGCGCAAAGGTTTCCTCCAGCAGTTCGATCCCCGCGCTCGCCTCATCGGGTTGCTTCTGCTGGCCTTTTTGGCAACGCTCCAAGAACGTTTTTTACCCCTCCTTGGACTAACCTTACTGGCCCTCGTTCTGACGCAAATCTCCCAGATTCCCCTTCCGGCCTTCCTTAAACGGGTTTGGCTTACGGCGCCGGTCTTCGTGCTGCTCGTTGCTTTGCCGTCGGCTCTCAACATCGTTACGCCTGGCCGCCCCCTGCTAGTGCTATGCCATCATCCCTTCCTCTGCCTCACCGCCTCTGGAATGCAAGGCGTGCTGCTGCTGGTATTGCGGGTGGGCACCGCGGTCTCGTTTGCTGCGCTTCTGCCGCTTACCACGCGCTGGCGTGACCTTCTCTATGCCATGCAGTGCCTCGGAGCGCCACGTATCTTTGTGCTAGTTTTAGGGATGGCCCATCGCTACCTTACTGTACTGATGCAGGCTGCCGATGAGATGTTCACGGCCCGCAAAAGCCGTCAGGTCGGCCGTATAGAGCATGCCGAGGGGCGTCGCTTTGCAGGCAGGAGCATCGGGAGTCTCTTTGCGAAGACTCTCTACCTGTCCGATGAAGTACACGCCGCCATGATCGCGCGAGGCTTTACCGGCCGGGTGCAGGTGATGCGTACTCTGCGTTGGCGTTTTGCCGATACCCTGTTTCTTCTCGCCGTATTTTTAGTTATGGGCTTTACTTTCCTAGGAGGGCGTCACTTTTGA
- a CDS encoding energy-coupling factor ABC transporter ATP-binding protein, with product MKPQQASSPVSSSLDNLFVLKQVSYRYNPETPALSNISVELRAGESVALLGANGCGKSTLLKLLGGLLFAQEGEVLAFGEPLTEAFLNVERNAHRFRRRVGFVFQNADAQLFSATVREELAFGPLHLGLPYEEVLQRVHDVARLVQVEMLLERPPFLLSHGEKRRVALGCVLATNPDVLLLDEPTTGLDPRSQVQFSELLQALHRAGKTLIISTHDLHLVPELAQRALIMAEDHTLAADIPAAQLFDHLDLLYRVNLIHEHMHRHGSIVHSHPHYHSGEHAHSHLPPLETPPQTQEEN from the coding sequence ATGAAACCACAACAGGCATCGTCTCCAGTCTCCTCTTCGTTAGACAATCTGTTTGTTCTAAAACAGGTAAGCTATCGCTACAACCCAGAAACTCCGGCGCTCTCCAACATCTCGGTAGAGCTGCGCGCGGGGGAAAGCGTGGCGCTATTAGGCGCTAATGGCTGTGGGAAGTCTACCCTCCTAAAGCTGCTCGGAGGGCTGCTTTTTGCACAAGAAGGGGAAGTGCTTGCTTTTGGCGAGCCGCTAACCGAAGCTTTTCTCAACGTGGAGCGCAACGCCCATCGGTTTCGACGGCGCGTGGGCTTCGTGTTTCAAAATGCCGATGCCCAGTTGTTCTCCGCCACCGTGCGCGAGGAGCTAGCTTTCGGACCGCTTCATCTGGGGCTGCCTTACGAGGAGGTCCTGCAGCGCGTGCACGATGTGGCTCGCCTTGTTCAAGTGGAGATGCTGCTAGAACGCCCTCCTTTCCTCCTCTCCCACGGAGAAAAGCGACGTGTTGCTCTTGGGTGTGTTTTGGCCACAAACCCCGATGTGCTCCTACTCGACGAGCCGACCACCGGCCTCGATCCGCGCTCCCAAGTGCAGTTTTCGGAGCTGTTGCAGGCGCTTCATAGGGCTGGAAAAACCTTGATCATTAGCACCCACGATCTTCACCTCGTGCCGGAGCTTGCCCAGCGTGCCCTCATTATGGCGGAAGACCACACGCTTGCTGCCGATATTCCCGCCGCCCAGCTATTCGATCACCTCGATCTGCTTTACCGCGTCAACCTCATTCATGAACATATGCACCGGCATGGCTCTATCGTTCACTCGCATCCACACTATCATTCCGGCGAACATGCCCATTCGCATCTACCACCACTCGAAACGCCTCCTCAAACGCAGGAAGAGAACTAA
- a CDS encoding universal stress protein, whose translation MVSDAQEERPDPDALLARIKAEEPQQRGRLKIFLGFAAGVGKTYEMLSEANRRKQRGQDVVIGYVETHGRKGTEAQIGDLEIIPRKKIEYRGRVFEEMDTEAILRRKPQWVVVDELAHTNVPGSERPKRWQDVEYLRDHGISVLTTLNVQHLESLNDTVYDITGIRVRETVPDSLLHEAEIVMVDITPRALIHRLERGEIYPSDKIQSALNNWFREGNLNALREIALREVAQEVDRDLSDYRKEQRIKKTWATKDRIMVCIAPELASMRLLRRGWRIAQRLDADIVAVYVENRPLTPEQQEQFRSVLALADQLKIPVVTLHGEVADQLISYAKEHQITQIVIGHSSRSRFQEFLKGSIIHRLTQELRNIDILIVAPPEDEAL comes from the coding sequence ATGGTGTCGGATGCTCAGGAGGAACGCCCCGATCCCGATGCATTGCTTGCCCGTATTAAAGCGGAAGAGCCACAGCAACGAGGGCGCCTGAAGATCTTTCTCGGTTTTGCTGCAGGAGTTGGCAAGACCTATGAGATGCTTAGCGAAGCGAATCGGCGCAAGCAGCGTGGGCAGGATGTGGTGATCGGCTATGTAGAGACGCACGGTCGCAAGGGAACAGAGGCACAGATAGGCGATCTCGAGATCATTCCGCGAAAGAAGATAGAGTATCGCGGTAGGGTTTTTGAAGAGATGGATACGGAAGCCATTCTGCGCCGCAAGCCTCAATGGGTGGTTGTAGATGAGCTAGCCCATACCAACGTGCCCGGCTCTGAGCGGCCGAAGCGCTGGCAAGATGTAGAGTATCTACGTGACCATGGCATCAGTGTGCTGACCACGCTGAACGTTCAGCATTTGGAAAGTCTCAACGACACGGTTTACGACATCACCGGTATTCGTGTGCGCGAGACCGTTCCCGATAGCCTGCTACATGAGGCCGAGATCGTGATGGTAGACATCACCCCGCGCGCGCTGATTCACCGATTAGAGCGCGGAGAGATATATCCTTCCGACAAGATCCAATCCGCTCTCAACAACTGGTTTCGAGAAGGCAACCTCAATGCACTTCGTGAGATAGCCCTTCGGGAAGTGGCTCAAGAGGTAGACCGTGACCTCAGCGATTATCGAAAAGAGCAGCGCATCAAGAAGACCTGGGCAACGAAAGACCGCATTATGGTGTGTATTGCCCCTGAGTTGGCATCGATGCGACTCCTACGGCGCGGATGGCGCATCGCCCAAAGGCTCGACGCGGATATCGTGGCGGTCTACGTGGAGAATCGGCCCCTCACGCCCGAACAGCAAGAACAGTTTCGCAGCGTTTTAGCGCTCGCTGACCAACTCAAGATCCCTGTTGTTACCCTTCACGGTGAAGTGGCCGATCAGCTGATCTCCTATGCTAAAGAGCATCAGATTACACAGATTGTGATCGGCCATTCAAGCCGTTCTCGTTTTCAAGAATTTCTCAAGGGCTCTATTATTCATCGGCTTACCCAAGAGTTGCGCAACATAGACATCCTTATTGTCGCTCCACCCGAAGACGAGGCACTTTAG
- a CDS encoding sigma-54-dependent transcriptional regulator translates to MARILVIDDEPNICRMLQLTLKAAGHEVEVAYDGLEGIAKFGNGDAWDLVLLDQRMPDVEGLYVLKELKERNSDAKIIMITAFGTIDLAVSAMKLGATDFLRKPFTAKTLRGAVEAALNKTEAAPAESQGLTYGFTTVNGYHIEFQPDTALYTGGKFEQTFTVTSPSGEKSQCKVVLLPHIIELVKAYADREQFAGGNRFWQALCEEALANYLWQHAELPPNNLLQVEELTTGMRRWIDAVLTTV, encoded by the coding sequence ATGGCCCGCATTCTTGTAATAGATGATGAACCCAATATTTGCCGTATGCTTCAGCTTACGTTGAAAGCGGCCGGCCATGAGGTTGAAGTGGCCTATGACGGCCTTGAAGGCATCGCTAAGTTCGGCAATGGAGACGCATGGGACCTCGTTTTGTTAGACCAAAGAATGCCCGACGTGGAGGGCCTATACGTTCTGAAAGAGCTAAAGGAGCGCAATAGTGATGCAAAGATCATCATGATTACTGCTTTTGGAACGATAGACCTTGCTGTTTCTGCTATGAAGCTCGGGGCGACCGACTTTTTGAGAAAACCGTTCACGGCAAAAACCCTTCGCGGTGCGGTGGAGGCCGCCTTGAATAAGACTGAGGCAGCTCCGGCTGAATCGCAGGGGCTGACCTACGGGTTTACCACGGTCAACGGCTACCACATCGAGTTTCAACCGGATACCGCTCTTTATACCGGGGGTAAGTTTGAACAGACGTTCACCGTTACCAGCCCTTCAGGGGAGAAGAGCCAGTGTAAGGTTGTTCTCTTGCCCCATATCATAGAGCTTGTAAAAGCTTATGCCGACAGGGAGCAGTTTGCCGGCGGTAATCGTTTTTGGCAGGCCCTCTGTGAAGAGGCGTTAGCCAACTATCTTTGGCAGCATGCCGAACTTCCTCCCAACAACCTGTTGCAGGTTGAAGAGCTGACAACCGGCATGCGTCGCTGGATTGATGCCGTGTTGACCACTGTTTAG